A portion of the Anoxybacillus gonensis genome contains these proteins:
- a CDS encoding restriction endonuclease gives MKGMCELCERDDVVLTAHHLTPKEYGGTETAKLCLPCHKQIHALYTNEELASRLYTIERLQHDENIAAFIRWIRKQPADRLPKIKKANRKKR, from the coding sequence ATGAAAGGGATGTGTGAACTGTGCGAGAGAGACGATGTCGTATTAACCGCTCATCATTTAACGCCGAAAGAGTATGGCGGAACAGAAACAGCCAAACTATGCCTTCCTTGCCATAAGCAAATTCATGCGCTATATACGAACGAAGAATTAGCGAGCCGGCTATATACGATTGAGCGGTTACAACATGACGAAAACATCGCGGCATTTATTCGATGGATTCGAAAACAGCCAGCCGATCGGTTGCCGAAAATAAAAAAGGCAAATCGGAAAAAGCGTTAA
- a CDS encoding spore germination protein, producing MPALVGPIKINLVASGAVMQVGDTLYVSPKISSKTFAGAGAFNTGNFIIANNGISLTNTLDADAFDQNVVGNA from the coding sequence ATGCCCGCTCTCGTCGGTCCGATTAAAATTAACCTCGTCGCTAGCGGCGCCGTCATGCAAGTAGGGGATACGTTATATGTGTCACCGAAAATATCATCTAAAACATTCGCTGGCGCTGGCGCATTTAACACCGGCAATTTTATTATCGCCAACAACGGCATTAGCTTAACAAATACGCTCGACGCGGATGCATTCGATCAAAACGTTGTCGGCAACGCTTAA
- a CDS encoding spore germination protein GerPE, which produces MSRLSVVHLLKANAVSFSSVVQIGDSQHVRLSGRALAVQRQFEYVDSNEFPLAFPIFTKPIPLPPVDHEHVCRHTLHDCPLIAVHSIRIIGVSSTSVVHIGSTKNIEAESRVKHIRQLTERREQHARSRRSD; this is translated from the coding sequence ATGAGCCGCCTTTCCGTCGTTCATTTACTAAAAGCAAATGCCGTCTCCTTTAGCTCCGTCGTGCAAATTGGAGACAGCCAACACGTTCGTCTTTCTGGGCGAGCGCTTGCTGTTCAAAGACAATTTGAATATGTCGACAGCAACGAATTTCCGCTCGCCTTTCCGATCTTTACAAAACCGATTCCGCTCCCACCTGTTGATCATGAACACGTTTGTCGCCATACGTTGCACGATTGCCCGCTCATCGCTGTTCATTCCATTCGCATCATCGGGGTTTCTTCTACCTCTGTCGTGCATATCGGTTCAACGAAAAACATAGAAGCGGAATCACGAGTCAAACATATTCGTCAGCTGACAGAAAGGAGAGAACAACATGCCCGCTCTCGTCGGTCCGATTAA
- a CDS encoding spore germination protein GerPC, with protein MWHDYFKQLDAYLKWQQQKMQSLEQAIHDLQQQYEQLKKKPRTTIEKIEYHFDQLKVETLEGTLNIGLNPATFGEDTIENFAVPNSQTIIPQPTPLFRNIQTAVHSYLQEEGEHIIARIEQMYERSLDPTYRQFILQDIALQIDDRIHFYLRQHGENEKENEQLQQNIIAYLKRDIEHSIETFLKHLPREETNE; from the coding sequence ATGTGGCACGATTACTTTAAACAGCTCGACGCATATTTAAAATGGCAACAACAAAAAATGCAATCGCTTGAACAAGCGATACATGATTTACAACAACAATACGAACAGTTAAAAAAAAAGCCGCGCACAACGATTGAAAAAATTGAATATCATTTTGATCAATTAAAAGTAGAAACGTTAGAAGGAACGTTAAATATCGGTCTAAATCCTGCCACGTTTGGGGAAGATACGATTGAAAATTTTGCGGTTCCAAACAGTCAAACGATTATCCCACAACCAACACCGCTCTTTCGCAACATTCAAACAGCCGTTCATTCATATTTACAAGAAGAAGGAGAACACATTATCGCCCGCATCGAGCAAATGTATGAGCGGTCACTTGATCCAACATATCGCCAATTTATATTGCAAGATATTGCTCTGCAAATTGATGATCGCATTCATTTTTATTTACGACAACATGGGGAAAACGAAAAAGAAAACGAACAGTTACAACAAAACATTATCGCTTATTTAAAACGAGACATTGAACATTCGATTGAAACGTTTTTAAAACATTTACCACGAGAGGAGACGAACGAATGA
- a CDS encoding spore germination protein GerPB, whose translation MNFYIQQTISIHQLKIGSLTNSSVLQIGTTGKVQPLATLSNTGQFTEPAPEAKINIQGEEGPFVPLQSPV comes from the coding sequence ATGAACTTTTATATTCAACAAACGATTTCCATTCATCAATTAAAAATCGGTTCGCTCACGAACTCATCCGTCCTTCAAATCGGAACGACCGGAAAGGTACAACCGCTCGCCACATTAAGCAATACCGGACAATTTACCGAACCGGCTCCGGAAGCAAAAATCAACATTCAAGGGGAAGAAGGACCGTTCGTCCCACTTCAATCCCCTGTATAA
- a CDS encoding spore germination protein: MPAIVGAVQINSIGSGGVFHIGDVFAISPYSVAKTFAGAGSFNTGDGLHIYNQYSNTNTNDRDIADSNITGNA, from the coding sequence ATGCCTGCCATTGTTGGAGCAGTTCAAATTAACAGCATCGGAAGCGGCGGCGTGTTTCATATCGGCGATGTATTTGCCATCTCTCCATACAGCGTAGCGAAAACATTTGCTGGCGCTGGTTCATTTAATACAGGAGACGGCTTGCATATTTACAACCAATATAGCAACACGAATACGAACGACCGCGATATTGCCGATAGCAATATTACCGGAAACGCCTAG
- a CDS encoding spore germination protein, which translates to MPSYIAGPIKITNVSSDATVNFGDTLQIAPKSSSKSLAGAGGGNTGDFLQTNTFISFTNTIDPDIADGNVKSKG; encoded by the coding sequence ATGCCTTCCTATATTGCAGGTCCGATTAAAATTACGAACGTCAGTAGCGACGCGACCGTCAATTTCGGCGATACGTTACAAATCGCACCAAAAAGTTCATCTAAGTCGCTCGCAGGTGCTGGTGGTGGAAATACAGGAGACTTTTTACAAACGAATACGTTCATCAGCTTTACAAATACAATCGATCCAGACATCGCCGATGGCAACGTAAAAAGCAAGGGATAG
- a CDS encoding long-chain-fatty-acid--CoA ligase produces MNVPLVLTHFLDRAVSLYGDKVGVISEEKSLTYRELYERVNQLSHGLSDIGVKKGDRVAYLAPNTLEMLEGFYGVFQTGAIMVPLNIRLKPDDYVFILNHSESKVLFVDAELYHLIAPVKNELQTVEYIIVHSKTDDIDEIAYDTWLAQYTTEPFVRPDIDENDVCSLLYTSGTTGNPKGVMLTHRNNYLHALSTMHHLRVSDRDVYLHILPMFHVNGWGAPFYYTANGATHVCLRKAIPEVIFEYVNKYKVTVMHMAPTVLNTLLQYYEQHVPTIEHDVRVVIAGSAPPPAFVTRVEKELGWEFIQVYGMTESSPLSTVSTVRSHLQHLPLSDQYRMKAKAGYAMIGCEVKVVNEHGEEVPRDGKSIGEVIVRSNGVMAGYWKNPEATMETIRNGWLHTGDMATIDMYGNIDIVDRKKDIIISGGENISSIEVEGVLYEHPAVLEAAVIAVPHEKWGETPHAFVVVRSGKEVTEQELIAFSREKLAHFKAITGVTFVQELPKTASGKIQKVHLRNEYWQSIGKTGRYVN; encoded by the coding sequence ATGAATGTGCCATTAGTATTAACGCATTTTTTAGATCGCGCCGTATCGCTTTATGGGGATAAAGTCGGCGTCATTAGCGAAGAAAAATCGTTGACGTATCGCGAGCTGTATGAACGTGTGAACCAATTGTCGCACGGGTTAAGCGATATAGGAGTGAAAAAAGGAGATCGTGTCGCTTATTTAGCTCCAAATACGTTAGAAATGCTTGAAGGGTTTTATGGGGTATTTCAAACAGGGGCAATCATGGTACCGTTAAACATTCGCTTAAAGCCAGACGATTACGTATTTATTTTAAACCATAGCGAAAGCAAAGTGTTGTTCGTCGATGCGGAGCTATATCATTTAATTGCGCCAGTCAAAAACGAGTTACAAACAGTTGAATATATCATTGTACACAGCAAAACGGACGACATTGATGAAATCGCTTACGATACATGGCTTGCTCAATATACGACAGAGCCGTTTGTTCGTCCGGATATCGATGAAAACGACGTATGTAGTTTGTTATATACGAGCGGAACGACAGGAAATCCAAAAGGGGTGATGTTGACTCATCGCAACAACTATTTGCATGCGTTAAGTACGATGCACCATTTGCGCGTGTCGGATCGGGACGTATATTTGCATATTTTGCCGATGTTCCACGTAAACGGATGGGGGGCACCGTTTTACTATACAGCGAACGGAGCGACGCACGTTTGTTTGCGTAAAGCGATTCCTGAAGTCATTTTTGAATACGTCAACAAATATAAAGTGACCGTCATGCATATGGCGCCAACGGTGTTAAATACGCTGTTGCAATATTATGAGCAACATGTGCCAACAATTGAGCATGATGTGCGTGTCGTCATTGCAGGTTCTGCTCCGCCGCCAGCATTTGTCACGCGCGTTGAAAAAGAATTAGGTTGGGAGTTTATTCAAGTGTACGGCATGACGGAATCATCGCCATTAAGTACGGTGTCTACCGTCCGTTCACATTTGCAACATTTACCGCTTAGCGATCAATATCGCATGAAAGCGAAAGCAGGTTATGCGATGATTGGCTGTGAAGTGAAAGTCGTCAATGAGCATGGGGAAGAAGTGCCGCGCGACGGAAAGTCGATCGGAGAAGTGATTGTGCGCAGTAACGGCGTAATGGCAGGATATTGGAAAAATCCAGAAGCGACAATGGAAACGATTCGTAACGGCTGGCTTCATACAGGAGATATGGCGACGATTGATATGTACGGAAATATCGATATCGTTGATCGGAAAAAAGATATTATTATTAGCGGTGGGGAAAACATTTCGTCAATTGAAGTGGAAGGGGTGTTGTACGAGCATCCAGCTGTGTTAGAGGCGGCTGTCATCGCTGTTCCGCATGAAAAATGGGGCGAAACGCCACATGCATTCGTCGTCGTCCGTTCAGGAAAAGAAGTGACAGAACAAGAGTTGATCGCCTTTTCACGTGAAAAACTTGCCCATTTTAAAGCCATTACCGGCGTCACATTCGTTCAAGAATTGCCAAAAACGGCATCAGGAAAAATACAAAAAGTACATTTGCGCAACGAATATTGGCAATCGATAGGGAAGACAGGAAGATATGTGAATTAA
- a CDS encoding DUF418 domain-containing protein produces MRISTIDAVRGFALLGILLVNVLDFSLPTLYVDATVFAKDGVDRFLLAFVDIFAQASFYPLFSMLFGWGAWMMLDKGDEKFRVTFLRRLFSLLLFGMFHAFFIWHGDILIGYAIVGLFLFPFFRTSAKTLRRFALLLWSGWAGGSTMLMWVMWKQYGDVDFSEPTLAKQAIANYQQGTWEQIFMQRTYDWLYVNSFTQAFIFILTIFPFFLFGASIAKEKWFHDVAKNRATINKWCIGSFVVGVMFKLLPYVEKNSVTTYAQDMIGGPALALFYFTAFSLMTSQVIYVFAPVGKMALTNYVTQSIICTTLFYAYGFGWYGKVTPKQALAIACIVYVIQVVWSHWWLKTHRNGPLERVWRWMTYGKKKTT; encoded by the coding sequence ATGCGTATTTCAACAATTGATGCGGTGCGCGGTTTTGCGTTGTTAGGCATTTTGCTTGTGAACGTTCTTGATTTTTCGCTTCCGACGCTATATGTCGATGCTACGGTGTTTGCGAAAGATGGGGTTGATCGTTTCCTGCTTGCATTTGTAGATATATTTGCGCAAGCGAGCTTTTATCCGCTTTTTTCGATGTTGTTCGGCTGGGGAGCATGGATGATGCTTGATAAAGGAGACGAGAAGTTTCGGGTCACTTTTTTACGCCGCTTGTTTTCGTTGTTGTTATTTGGGATGTTTCATGCGTTTTTCATTTGGCATGGCGATATTTTAATCGGTTATGCGATCGTTGGATTGTTTCTTTTTCCGTTTTTCCGAACAAGCGCAAAAACGTTGCGGCGCTTTGCGCTTTTGCTTTGGAGCGGTTGGGCTGGCGGTTCAACGATGTTGATGTGGGTAATGTGGAAACAATATGGCGATGTCGATTTTTCCGAACCGACGTTGGCGAAGCAAGCGATCGCGAACTACCAGCAAGGGACATGGGAACAAATTTTTATGCAGCGGACGTATGATTGGTTGTACGTCAATTCGTTTACCCAAGCATTCATTTTTATTTTAACGATTTTCCCGTTTTTTTTATTTGGGGCATCTATCGCAAAAGAAAAATGGTTTCATGACGTCGCCAAAAATCGTGCAACGATAAACAAGTGGTGCATCGGTTCATTCGTTGTCGGTGTGATGTTTAAATTGTTGCCGTATGTGGAAAAAAACAGCGTGACGACGTATGCGCAAGATATGATTGGAGGGCCGGCGCTTGCGTTGTTTTATTTTACTGCGTTTTCGCTTATGACATCGCAAGTGATTTATGTTTTTGCTCCTGTCGGCAAAATGGCGTTAACGAACTATGTGACGCAATCGATTATTTGTACGACATTGTTTTATGCATATGGCTTCGGATGGTATGGAAAAGTGACACCGAAACAAGCGCTCGCTATTGCATGTATCGTGTATGTCATTCAAGTCGTATGGAGCCATTGGTGGTTGAAAACACACCGCAACGGGCCGCTGGAGCGCGTATGGCGATGGATGACGTACGGAAAAAAGAAAACGACATGA
- a CDS encoding aspartyl-phosphate phosphatase Spo0E family protein: MSLSLIEKKRRQLIELAQTYGFSAKETIQCSQELDELLNKHLKEAVLFHKEKEDKPCTT, translated from the coding sequence ATGTCTCTTTCCCTCATCGAAAAGAAAAGACGACAATTAATTGAATTGGCGCAAACGTACGGTTTTTCTGCGAAAGAAACGATCCAATGCAGTCAAGAGCTCGATGAATTGTTAAACAAACATTTAAAAGAAGCCGTGCTTTTCCATAAAGAAAAAGAGGACAAGCCTTGTACGACATGA
- a CDS encoding fumarylacetoacetate hydrolase family protein codes for MKFVTAYARSDVFVGVVHEQKVVHLSKADETIPNTMIECLELGESFIEKVQRVLERAQREWTYDLHDVQLLAPIPRPTKNIFCIGKNYADHAQEMGGVADRENMIVFSKAPTTVIGHEAPILRHADVTDQLDYEGELAIVIGKKGKAIPKEQALDYVFGYTIVNDVTARDLQERHKQYLLGKSLDTSCPMGPWIVHRSAIAHPHALHIETKVNGEVRQSATTAQFIFDIPTIIATLSKGMTLEPGDVIATGTPAGVGKGMNPPRFLQSGDVIEITIDQIGTLRNVVK; via the coding sequence ATGAAATTTGTAACAGCATACGCGCGATCGGATGTGTTTGTCGGGGTTGTACACGAGCAAAAGGTCGTTCATTTATCGAAAGCGGATGAAACGATACCGAATACGATGATCGAATGTCTCGAACTTGGCGAATCGTTTATTGAAAAAGTGCAGCGTGTGCTTGAGCGCGCACAGCGAGAGTGGACGTATGATCTTCATGATGTGCAGTTGCTTGCGCCGATTCCACGTCCGACAAAAAACATTTTTTGCATCGGAAAAAATTATGCCGATCATGCGCAAGAAATGGGAGGCGTAGCGGATCGCGAAAATATGATTGTATTTTCGAAAGCGCCAACGACAGTGATCGGGCATGAGGCACCGATTTTACGCCATGCGGATGTGACCGATCAGCTAGATTATGAAGGAGAGCTTGCGATTGTGATTGGAAAAAAAGGAAAAGCTATTCCGAAAGAACAGGCGCTTGATTACGTGTTTGGTTATACGATCGTAAACGATGTGACTGCGCGCGATTTACAAGAAAGGCATAAACAATATTTGCTTGGCAAAAGTTTAGATACGTCATGTCCGATGGGACCGTGGATCGTTCATCGGTCAGCGATCGCTCATCCGCATGCGTTACATATTGAAACGAAAGTAAATGGCGAAGTGAGACAATCGGCAACGACAGCGCAATTTATTTTCGACATTCCAACAATTATTGCGACGTTGTCGAAAGGGATGACGTTAGAGCCGGGGGATGTCATTGCGACAGGAACGCCAGCCGGTGTTGGAAAAGGAATGAATCCGCCGCGCTTTTTACAGTCGGGGGATGTGATTGAAATTACGATTGATCAAATCGGGACGTTACGGAATGTAGTCAAATAA
- a CDS encoding ornithine--oxo-acid transaminase: protein MKTAQIIELTEKYGANNYHPLPVVLSKGEGVWVEDPEGNRYMDMLSAYSAVNQGHRHPRIVQALIEQANKITLTSRAFHNDQLGPWYEKVAKLTKKEMVLPMNTGAEAVETAVKAARRWAYDVKGVPADQAEIIVCEDNFHGRTMTAVSMSSNPEYKRGFGPMLPGIKIIPFGDVEALKQAITPNTAAFIFEPIQGEAGINIPPEGFLKAAYDVCKQHNVLYIADEIQSGLGRSGKMFACDWEEVEPDMYILGKALGGGVFPISCVAANKDILGVFNPGSHGSTFGGNPLACAVSIAALDVIVEEKLPERSFELGQYFQEKLREIHHPHIKEVRGRGLFIGVELHVAARPYCEKLQQEGLLCKETHDTVIRFAPPLVITKEELDWAIEKVKKVFEQ, encoded by the coding sequence GTGAAAACAGCACAAATCATCGAACTAACAGAAAAGTACGGCGCAAACAACTATCATCCTCTTCCAGTCGTTTTATCGAAAGGCGAAGGTGTATGGGTAGAAGATCCTGAAGGGAATCGTTATATGGATATGTTAAGCGCTTACTCCGCGGTAAACCAAGGACATCGCCATCCGCGCATCGTCCAAGCGCTCATTGAACAAGCAAATAAAATTACATTAACATCACGAGCATTCCATAACGACCAACTCGGTCCATGGTATGAAAAAGTAGCGAAATTAACGAAAAAAGAGATGGTTTTACCGATGAACACAGGGGCAGAAGCGGTAGAAACAGCCGTCAAAGCGGCGCGCCGCTGGGCGTATGACGTCAAAGGCGTTCCTGCCGATCAAGCGGAAATTATCGTTTGTGAAGATAACTTCCACGGTCGAACGATGACAGCTGTATCGATGTCGTCAAACCCAGAGTACAAACGCGGATTCGGTCCGATGCTTCCAGGCATTAAAATCATTCCGTTCGGCGATGTAGAAGCGCTTAAGCAAGCGATTACACCAAATACAGCAGCGTTTATTTTTGAACCAATTCAAGGGGAAGCAGGCATTAACATTCCGCCAGAAGGATTTTTAAAAGCGGCATATGACGTATGTAAACAACATAACGTATTATATATTGCTGACGAAATTCAATCGGGTCTTGGCCGTTCTGGTAAAATGTTTGCGTGCGATTGGGAAGAAGTCGAGCCAGATATGTACATTCTCGGTAAAGCGCTCGGCGGTGGCGTATTCCCAATTTCATGCGTCGCTGCAAACAAAGATATTCTCGGCGTATTTAATCCGGGATCACACGGATCGACGTTCGGGGGCAATCCGCTCGCTTGCGCTGTTTCGATCGCTGCGCTTGATGTCATCGTTGAAGAAAAATTGCCAGAGCGCTCATTTGAGCTCGGTCAATATTTCCAAGAAAAATTGCGCGAAATTCATCATCCACACATTAAAGAAGTGCGCGGAAGAGGACTATTTATCGGCGTTGAACTGCACGTTGCGGCACGCCCATATTGTGAAAAACTACAACAAGAAGGGCTATTATGTAAAGAGACGCATGATACAGTCATCCGCTTCGCTCCACCGCTCGTCATTACAAAAGAAGAGCTCGACTGGGCCATTGAAAAAGTGAAAAAAGTATTTGAACAGTAA
- a CDS encoding YisL family protein produces MTHAHITTWVVALILFVVAIAFQAKGHEKTKMVHMLLRLFYIFIIATGAWILHSMSSFPFLYIVKVIVGLWVIGTMEMILVRTAKGKNTNVLWLQFIVAFVVVLYLGFKLPFGFSFFS; encoded by the coding sequence ATGACACATGCACATATTACGACGTGGGTTGTTGCGCTCATTTTATTTGTCGTTGCGATTGCGTTTCAAGCAAAAGGACATGAAAAAACAAAAATGGTACACATGTTATTGCGCTTATTTTACATTTTCATTATTGCGACAGGCGCTTGGATTTTACATAGCATGTCCTCATTCCCGTTCCTTTATATCGTGAAAGTGATTGTCGGTCTATGGGTGATCGGAACGATGGAAATGATTCTCGTTCGGACGGCAAAAGGAAAAAACACGAACGTTCTTTGGCTTCAGTTCATTGTTGCGTTTGTGGTCGTGTTATATCTCGGATTTAAATTACCGTTTGGCTTTTCTTTCTTTTCGTAA
- a CDS encoding EAL domain-containing protein, whose translation MKLFQTVCNTFADWERWVSDYRLYEYDQLTIFVSSLSPSFRMQMEQYVQHHLPQAQLFPMIGDASEQAVICALVFDDCRADMDEMRKKMKISEQYYRSLFEHNPDIVYSTDLEGNFTSVNPAFERVFGYKAQEILHSNSLHYIKKEDIPRVRRYFYRALKGKVQQYNLEIPSKSGNVYLFQIKNVPIIVDGKKVGIYGIGRDITEQKRVEEHIKYIAYHDVDTGLPNRLNFTNIVKQAIDQAKETGNTLAVLFVDMDRFKIVNDTIGHYGGDEILKQIAERIKNVLPQGAHLGRFGGDKFSLLFTEQVDMHTVVEWTKKLLQHIAVPIIYEEKEFFLTASVGISFYPADGVDAQSLLKNADTAVNRAKQTGGNGVKLYATKMNEQVMYRVELERYLRKALEKNECFLVYQPIVDLVTGKIIGSEALLRWKHPKIGLVSPLEFIPIAEEIGFIHDLGRWVLTEACMQTKTWHELGFDSLMVSVNVSATQFQHPTFFEDVQQALKQSQLPAHCLHLELTESSMLRNMYYSIHVMKQLQQLGVHVSIDDFGTGYSSLSYLKHLPIHTLKIDRSFIYQLHKDRSDIAIVKSIITMGHGLRLKVVAEGVETAEQMKLLKRLKCHYAQGYAIFKPLPAEQFEKQVLQGSESTIQ comes from the coding sequence ATGAAATTATTTCAAACCGTTTGCAACACGTTTGCGGATTGGGAACGATGGGTGAGCGACTATCGTTTATATGAGTACGACCAGCTAACGATTTTCGTTTCCTCGCTTTCCCCTTCGTTTCGGATGCAAATGGAACAGTACGTGCAGCATCATTTGCCTCAAGCGCAGCTTTTTCCGATGATTGGGGATGCATCGGAACAAGCCGTCATTTGTGCCCTCGTTTTTGACGATTGTCGGGCGGATATGGACGAAATGCGTAAAAAAATGAAAATATCTGAACAATATTACCGCTCTTTATTTGAACATAATCCAGACATTGTATATTCCACCGATTTAGAAGGCAATTTCACAAGCGTCAATCCTGCGTTTGAACGAGTATTTGGGTATAAGGCACAGGAGATTTTGCATTCAAACTCGCTTCATTACATTAAAAAAGAAGATATTCCGCGCGTGCGCCGCTATTTTTATCGCGCGTTAAAAGGGAAAGTGCAACAATACAATTTAGAAATTCCATCGAAATCAGGAAATGTGTATTTGTTCCAAATTAAAAACGTTCCGATTATCGTTGACGGAAAAAAGGTGGGCATTTATGGCATCGGTCGCGACATTACTGAACAAAAGCGCGTGGAAGAGCATATAAAATATATCGCCTATCACGATGTCGATACGGGGCTCCCGAACCGATTGAATTTTACAAACATCGTAAAACAAGCGATCGATCAAGCGAAAGAAACAGGCAACACGCTTGCAGTATTGTTTGTGGATATGGATCGTTTTAAAATCGTGAACGATACGATCGGCCATTACGGTGGGGATGAAATATTAAAACAAATAGCGGAACGAATCAAAAACGTATTGCCCCAAGGGGCCCATTTAGGTCGTTTCGGTGGCGATAAGTTTAGCCTGTTGTTTACTGAGCAAGTGGATATGCATACGGTCGTTGAATGGACGAAAAAGTTGCTTCAACATATTGCCGTGCCGATTATATATGAAGAAAAAGAGTTTTTTTTAACCGCAAGCGTCGGGATTAGTTTTTACCCAGCGGACGGTGTCGATGCCCAATCGCTATTAAAAAATGCAGATACAGCGGTGAATCGCGCGAAACAAACAGGCGGCAACGGCGTGAAATTGTATGCGACGAAAATGAACGAGCAAGTGATGTATCGCGTCGAGCTTGAGCGATATTTGCGAAAGGCGCTTGAAAAAAACGAATGTTTTCTCGTTTATCAACCGATTGTGGACTTAGTGACCGGAAAAATCATTGGCAGTGAAGCGTTGTTGCGCTGGAAACATCCGAAAATCGGCCTTGTTTCCCCGCTTGAGTTTATTCCAATCGCAGAAGAAATTGGCTTCATCCACGATCTTGGGCGCTGGGTGCTTACTGAAGCGTGCATGCAAACGAAAACGTGGCACGAGCTCGGATTTGATTCGTTAATGGTTTCTGTCAATGTTTCAGCGACGCAATTTCAACATCCGACGTTTTTTGAAGATGTGCAACAAGCACTGAAACAGTCACAGCTTCCTGCGCATTGTTTACATTTGGAATTAACAGAAAGCTCGATGTTGCGCAACATGTATTACAGCATTCACGTCATGAAGCAGCTTCAACAGCTTGGTGTACATGTGTCGATTGATGATTTTGGCACAGGCTATTCGTCGCTTAGCTATTTAAAACATTTGCCAATTCATACGTTAAAAATTGACCGATCGTTCATTTACCAACTTCATAAAGATCGTTCGGACATTGCGATCGTCAAATCGATTATTACGATGGGGCATGGCTTGCGCCTAAAAGTTGTTGCAGAAGGTGTAGAAACGGCTGAACAAATGAAATTGTTGAAACGATTAAAATGTCATTATGCGCAAGGGTATGCGATTTTCAAACCGCTTCCTGCGGAACAATTTGAAAAACAAGTGTTACAAGGAAGCGAATCTACCATTCAATGA
- a CDS encoding DUF2777 family protein, translated as MDRLASLRTQKRAYVYGVVEQVNGEWIFFDDEDEAHELTSLPEEVELFRFGQWVKGWLGEDGDIYVTERYTLKNGDRLRYIKPLSHAYEQWLSQLPDHAFFHFIHLINEWNFSVYDCLYCYNYMLFAEKGVNFLMFDNALDMCNVQHYFDDKQHRFELTLQTGKKVIGVQLDH; from the coding sequence ATGGATCGCCTTGCATCATTGCGCACACAAAAACGGGCTTACGTGTACGGTGTTGTTGAACAAGTAAACGGAGAATGGATATTTTTCGATGACGAAGATGAAGCACATGAATTAACGAGTTTACCTGAGGAAGTCGAACTTTTTCGCTTCGGGCAATGGGTAAAAGGATGGCTTGGTGAAGATGGGGACATATATGTGACAGAACGGTACACATTAAAAAACGGTGATCGTCTTCGCTACATCAAACCGTTGTCGCATGCATACGAACAATGGCTGTCACAGCTACCCGATCACGCGTTTTTCCATTTTATTCATTTAATTAACGAATGGAACTTTTCCGTATACGATTGTTTGTATTGCTACAACTATATGTTATTTGCTGAAAAAGGGGTGAATTTTTTAATGTTTGATAACGCACTCGATATGTGCAACGTGCAACATTATTTTGACGACAAACAACATCGATTCGAGCTTACGTTGCAAACAGGGAAAAAAGTCATTGGCGTTCAACTCGATCATTGA